Proteins co-encoded in one Cyprinus carpio isolate SPL01 chromosome B5, ASM1834038v1, whole genome shotgun sequence genomic window:
- the LOC122137418 gene encoding ribonuclease Y-like: protein MRQEEMLEKKEQLRISELNEKSKCLEETKSLLEERDGKIKDLEKEKERLDEELQDKDRRLKDINAKLMQTVKEVEKKQNQLQGKHTQLENIHKMLSEKMKHPENKVKELEASKCQSKEKETESTNLEK, encoded by the exons ATGAGACAAGAGGAGATGTTGGAGAAGAAAGAGCAGTTGAGGATTTCAG AGTTGAATGAAAAATCCAAATGTCTTGAAGAAACAAAATCTCTTCTAGAAGAAAGAGATGGAAAGATTAAAGatctggagaaagagaaagaaagacttgATGAAGAACTTCAAGACAAAGATAGACGTCTTAAGGACATAAATGCTAAACTGATGCAAACCGTCAAAGAGgttgaaaagaaacaaaatcagCTTCAGGGGAAACACACACAACTGGAGAATATACACAAAATGTTGAGTGAGAAAATGAAACACCCAGAAAACAAAGTGAAAGAACTGGAAGCCAGTAAATGTCAATCAAAAGAAAAGGAAACTGAAAGCACAAATCTGGAGAAATAA